The proteins below come from a single Dehalococcoidia bacterium genomic window:
- the acsC gene encoding acetyl-CoA decarbonylase/synthase complex subunit gamma, giving the protein MALTGVQIYKYLPKTNCKDCGFPTCMAFAMKLAGKSVELSLCPHVSEESKKQLETASRPPIRLVTIGTGDSKVEVGNETVMFRHEKTFFHKTGLFMRIKDTETIDNVAKLADDISSYSVERVGKVFKLDGIAVDNASGDADAFVKCVEATTTKSNLPLILMSNNVSSLDKVLEITAAAKPLIYAATRDNYKEMSELAKKYSCPLAIYEPGGLDTLAELSQQMIDADVQDIVLDPGARDFGASLTALTQIRRTAIKAGFEPLGFPTIAFPGEDATLAAQQIAKYASIVVLDRFDPAEIYSLITLRLNIYTDPQKPIQMTPGIYQVGTPDAQSPLGVTTNFSLTYFSIAGEFEAAGFPAWLLVCDTEGLSVLTAWAAGKFDAARIGRAFKASGMGDKIKHKNLIIPGGVAIIKGELEDELPGWTIMVGPRDAADIGGYLKRNWK; this is encoded by the coding sequence ATGGCACTCACAGGCGTTCAAATATACAAGTACCTGCCCAAAACCAACTGCAAGGACTGCGGCTTCCCCACATGTATGGCCTTCGCCATGAAGCTGGCTGGCAAGTCCGTCGAGCTCTCGCTCTGCCCCCACGTTTCAGAGGAGAGCAAGAAGCAGCTTGAGACCGCGTCAAGGCCGCCGATACGGCTGGTAACGATCGGCACAGGCGATAGCAAGGTGGAGGTCGGCAACGAGACCGTGATGTTCCGCCACGAGAAGACCTTCTTCCACAAGACAGGTCTTTTCATGCGGATAAAAGACACCGAGACCATCGATAATGTCGCGAAGCTGGCTGACGATATTTCAAGCTACAGCGTCGAGCGCGTGGGCAAGGTTTTCAAGCTCGATGGAATCGCTGTCGATAACGCTTCGGGTGATGCGGACGCGTTTGTAAAATGTGTTGAAGCGACAACGACCAAATCGAACCTGCCCTTAATTCTTATGTCAAATAATGTTTCGTCGTTAGACAAAGTGCTGGAGATAACCGCCGCTGCGAAGCCGCTGATATACGCCGCGACCAGGGACAACTACAAAGAGATGTCAGAATTGGCTAAGAAATACAGTTGCCCGCTGGCCATATACGAACCGGGCGGGCTCGACACTCTCGCGGAGCTTTCGCAGCAGATGATAGATGCGGACGTTCAGGATATTGTGCTGGACCCAGGAGCGCGTGACTTCGGCGCATCGCTCACGGCTTTGACTCAGATCAGGAGGACCGCAATCAAGGCCGGCTTCGAACCACTGGGCTTCCCCACCATAGCCTTCCCCGGCGAAGACGCTACGCTCGCGGCACAACAAATCGCGAAATATGCATCCATCGTGGTGCTTGACCGTTTCGATCCTGCTGAAATCTATTCACTGATCACGCTGCGCCTGAACATATACACCGACCCGCAGAAGCCGATACAGATGACCCCGGGCATCTACCAGGTGGGAACCCCCGATGCACAAAGCCCTCTCGGGGTCACCACGAACTTCTCCCTGACCTACTTCTCCATCGCCGGTGAGTTCGAGGCCGCCGGCTTCCCGGCATGGCTCCTGGTATGCGATACGGAGGGGCTCTCCGTGCTCACCGCCTGGGCCGCGGGCAAGTTCGATGCCGCACGGATCGGACGCGCGTTTAAGGCTTCGGGAATGGGCGATAAGATCAAACATAAGAATCTCATTATTCCGGGCGGCGTGGCCATCATCAAAGGCGAGCTCGAGGATGAGCTTCCCGGCTGGACGATAATGGTGGGGCCGCGCGACGCCGCTGATATCGGCGGATACCTCAAGCGCAACTGGAAATAA
- the acsB gene encoding acetyl-CoA decarbonylase/synthase complex subunit alpha/beta, with product MSKLVATLAISGAHKVVNKADAMLKSAIEKHGPDAPVAFVDRDGAGTTYGLPLIYAITGKKIAKLGDMPAILDAAKGMLTPVPDGETVQPDIGNALNAGVATLFAEEMIKGVEFVEGKQPEERDGYKYNGPISDVQTRAWGVAMVDGSMPGFAVIVGAAKNNEVAVKIVRELQSRGQLIFLSSMSDGKSIVDQLLEEGVELGYNTYTAPLGSDTESAIYAAGYAARAAMSFGNIPAGNAKDIIEYNKNRCLAYVLCLGPLDDIKVATGAGALNFGFPIICDTDIPDLEGVEDVIISMPFDDIPGADDMERARKLVQRCIEARGIKLKIAEVPIPVSFGPAFEGEIVRRNDMQAEWGGKNAAGLEWLRMRAMDDIEDGKVTVVGPEVTELEEGSANPIAVIVEVAGSKMEKDFEPVLERQIHNFVNCAEGVQHIGQRDIVWIRISKKAASAGFRLKHLGDIIHASLHNDFGAIVDKVQVTIYTEKAQVEKFTVQAREVYRERDERMAGITDEAVDTYYSCTLCQSFAPNHVCIIPPERTGLCGAYSWLDCRAAFEINPTGPNQPVPKGTIVDAEKGEWEGVNNFVFERSNRSFDRFTFYSIMDAPMTTCGCCEAVTMLIPEANGFVVVSRDDPSMTPAGMTFTSMMGTVGGGQQTPGMMGHSKRWLASPKYIPFEGGLKRVVWLSKNIKEEFADELKEACERLGAPDLMDKVADGDSATTLEELLPFLEKKGHPALTMEPLI from the coding sequence ATGTCTAAACTTGTAGCAACTCTAGCGATAAGCGGCGCCCACAAAGTCGTAAATAAAGCTGACGCAATGCTTAAAAGCGCAATTGAGAAACACGGTCCGGACGCGCCTGTGGCCTTCGTGGACCGCGATGGAGCGGGTACAACATACGGCCTACCTCTCATATACGCCATAACTGGCAAGAAGATAGCGAAGCTCGGCGACATGCCCGCGATACTCGATGCGGCCAAAGGCATGCTGACCCCGGTACCCGACGGCGAAACGGTGCAGCCCGATATCGGCAATGCCCTCAATGCAGGCGTGGCGACACTATTTGCCGAGGAGATGATCAAAGGCGTCGAGTTCGTTGAGGGTAAGCAGCCGGAGGAAAGGGACGGATACAAATATAATGGGCCTATAAGCGACGTGCAGACGCGCGCCTGGGGCGTAGCCATGGTGGACGGATCGATGCCGGGGTTCGCCGTCATCGTCGGCGCCGCTAAGAACAACGAGGTGGCGGTCAAGATAGTGCGCGAACTGCAGTCGCGCGGCCAGCTTATTTTCCTGTCATCAATGTCCGACGGAAAATCGATTGTCGACCAGTTACTGGAGGAAGGCGTCGAGCTGGGATACAACACCTACACCGCGCCCCTCGGCAGCGACACCGAGTCCGCCATATACGCCGCGGGCTACGCCGCCAGGGCCGCCATGAGCTTCGGCAACATACCGGCGGGCAACGCCAAGGACATTATCGAATATAATAAGAACCGCTGTCTGGCTTACGTTCTGTGTCTGGGCCCGCTGGACGATATCAAGGTGGCGACGGGTGCCGGAGCGCTTAACTTCGGCTTCCCCATAATCTGCGATACCGATATACCCGATCTCGAGGGCGTAGAGGACGTAATTATCAGCATGCCTTTCGACGATATCCCCGGCGCGGATGACATGGAGCGAGCGCGCAAGCTGGTGCAGCGCTGCATCGAGGCGCGCGGTATTAAACTAAAGATCGCCGAGGTGCCCATCCCTGTGTCCTTCGGTCCGGCGTTCGAGGGCGAGATAGTGCGCCGCAACGATATGCAGGCGGAATGGGGCGGCAAGAACGCGGCCGGCCTGGAGTGGCTGCGGATGAGGGCTATGGACGACATCGAGGACGGCAAGGTAACCGTCGTCGGCCCCGAGGTAACCGAACTGGAAGAGGGCTCGGCCAATCCGATTGCCGTTATCGTGGAAGTAGCCGGCAGCAAAATGGAGAAAGATTTCGAGCCGGTGCTGGAGCGGCAGATACACAATTTCGTTAACTGCGCCGAGGGCGTGCAGCACATCGGGCAGAGGGACATCGTCTGGATACGCATCAGCAAGAAAGCGGCCTCTGCCGGTTTCCGTTTAAAGCACCTTGGCGATATCATACACGCCAGCCTGCACAACGATTTCGGCGCTATCGTCGATAAGGTTCAGGTAACGATATATACCGAGAAAGCTCAAGTGGAAAAGTTCACAGTACAAGCGCGCGAGGTCTACCGCGAGCGCGACGAGCGCATGGCCGGCATAACCGACGAGGCCGTCGATACGTATTACAGCTGTACGCTGTGCCAGTCGTTCGCCCCTAACCACGTCTGCATAATCCCGCCTGAGCGCACCGGGCTCTGCGGCGCATACTCATGGCTCGATTGTCGCGCCGCTTTCGAGATAAATCCCACCGGCCCCAACCAGCCCGTGCCTAAGGGAACAATTGTCGACGCGGAGAAGGGCGAATGGGAAGGGGTCAACAATTTCGTTTTCGAGCGCTCCAACCGCAGCTTCGACCGCTTCACCTTCTATTCCATAATGGACGCGCCGATGACCACCTGCGGCTGCTGCGAGGCGGTCACCATGCTCATCCCTGAGGCTAACGGATTTGTAGTAGTCTCGCGCGACGACCCGAGCATGACGCCCGCCGGGATGACCTTCACCTCGATGATGGGAACCGTCGGAGGTGGTCAGCAGACGCCGGGGATGATGGGACACAGCAAGCGCTGGCTCGCCAGTCCCAAATACATACCGTTCGAGGGCGGGTTAAAGCGCGTAGTCTGGTTGTCGAAGAACATCAAAGAAGAGTTCGCCGACGAGCTCAAGGAAGCCTGCGAACGGCTGGGCGCGCCCGACCTGATGGATAAGGTCGCGGACGGCGACAGCGCAACCACTCTGGAGGAGCTTCTGCCATTTCTGGAGAAAAAGGGGCATCCCGCGCTGACCATGGAGCCGCTGATTTAA
- a CDS encoding acetyl-CoA decarbonylase/synthase complex subunit delta, translating to MSAVQVPIEKWTGKVHQVTLGGQGGRKSVTVGGESTLPFLLFEGVMPNKPAVAIEILDCKPDDWAYNLLAAWGDAVSDTAKWAKKVVEFGADIVTLRLRSAHPEVADTGIEQAKKSVDAVLSAVDVPIIILGPGVTEKDAEVLRAASETARGQRVALGNCEEKNYRTIAASCIADGHVAIGHTPLDINLAKQLNILLHEVGLPLDAILMDPDVGALGYGLEYSYSVMERLKLAALGGDKMAAMPMTCNVGAESWRQKEAKATENVPEGWGDNERRAIIWEKITAMAMLHAGADIITLRHPGTVEAIKKTIDKLMGSRQEER from the coding sequence ATGTCGGCAGTACAGGTACCAATCGAGAAATGGACCGGCAAGGTGCACCAGGTCACGCTGGGCGGCCAGGGCGGGCGCAAGTCAGTAACCGTAGGCGGAGAGAGCACGCTGCCGTTCCTGCTGTTCGAAGGCGTAATGCCGAACAAGCCCGCGGTCGCCATCGAGATCCTCGATTGTAAACCGGACGACTGGGCCTATAATCTGTTAGCTGCGTGGGGCGACGCCGTATCGGACACGGCGAAATGGGCCAAAAAGGTCGTGGAATTCGGCGCCGACATTGTAACGTTGCGACTGCGCAGCGCTCATCCGGAAGTAGCCGACACCGGAATCGAGCAAGCAAAGAAGAGCGTAGACGCGGTACTCTCCGCCGTCGATGTTCCCATAATCATTCTTGGCCCCGGGGTAACGGAAAAGGACGCAGAGGTGCTGCGAGCCGCGTCTGAAACCGCCCGCGGACAGCGTGTGGCGCTGGGCAACTGCGAGGAGAAGAATTACCGCACCATAGCGGCGAGCTGCATCGCCGACGGGCATGTGGCCATCGGTCATACGCCGCTCGATATCAATCTGGCAAAACAGCTCAATATCCTGCTGCACGAGGTGGGCCTGCCTCTCGACGCGATACTGATGGACCCCGATGTCGGAGCGCTGGGCTACGGGCTGGAATATTCCTATTCGGTCATGGAGCGCCTCAAACTGGCCGCGCTGGGAGGGGACAAGATGGCCGCCATGCCCATGACCTGCAATGTGGGAGCTGAATCGTGGCGGCAAAAGGAAGCGAAGGCCACGGAGAACGTCCCCGAGGGCTGGGGCGATAACGAGCGGCGCGCGATTATTTGGGAGAAAATAACAGCGATGGCGATGCTGCATGCCGGGGCTGATATCATCACGCTGCGGCATCCAGGCACTGTCGAAGCTATAAAGAAGACAATCGACAAACTGATGGGCTCCCGACAGGAGGAGAGATAA
- a CDS encoding zinc-ribbon domain-containing protein: protein MQKKIAAIVKCKVCRYEIRTDWKFCPMCGDKIVCHKTTGVSSASAKSAKKPVKKTAKKTVKK from the coding sequence ATGCAGAAAAAGATAGCAGCTATCGTAAAGTGCAAGGTGTGCAGGTATGAGATCAGGACGGACTGGAAGTTCTGCCCGATGTGCGGCGATAAGATTGTATGCCATAAAACAACGGGCGTGAGTTCCGCAAGTGCGAAGAGCGCAAAGAAGCCCGTAAAGAAGACTGCGAAGAAAACCGTAAAGAAATAG
- a CDS encoding DUF3795 domain-containing protein: MKRALNEKLIAPCGMNCGVCMAYLREKNRCPGCRGNDTDKPISCVRCKIINCETLAKSKSKFCFECEKRCARLKQLDKRYRTKYGMSMIENLEFIRDKGMDKFLRWQAEKYKCPKCGGVICVHNKKCYDCNYIESGSS; encoded by the coding sequence ATGAAACGAGCACTTAACGAAAAACTGATCGCACCATGCGGCATGAACTGCGGCGTTTGCATGGCTTATTTGAGAGAGAAAAACAGATGCCCCGGCTGCCGCGGCAACGATACGGATAAGCCTATCTCTTGCGTTCGATGCAAGATTATAAACTGCGAGACGCTGGCAAAGAGCAAGTCAAAATTCTGTTTTGAATGCGAAAAGCGCTGCGCCAGATTGAAACAATTAGATAAACGCTATCGCACGAAATACGGCATGAGCATGATCGAGAACCTAGAATTTATAAGGGACAAAGGCATGGACAAGTTCCTGCGCTGGCAGGCCGAGAAATACAAATGTCCGAAATGCGGCGGCGTCATCTGCGTTCACAACAAAAAGTGCTACGACTGTAATTACATCGAAAGCGGGAGCAGTTAA
- a CDS encoding exodeoxyribonuclease III, protein MAELTILSWNVNGIRAVYKKGFVDWLTDASPDILCVQETKAAEDQMPLDLKMIEGYHAFFCSAEKKGYSGVAIYTKTKPASIATGFGIPRFDGEGRVLIADYDSFLLFNIYFPNGKISPERLQYKLDFYDAFLDYVNDMVNMGRNVIICGDVNTAHKEIDLARPRENEKVSGFLPVERAWLDKFIDNGYLDTFRQFDGSPGRYTWWDLKSGTRERNVGWRIDYFFVNSGFIGKVKRAYILPDVTGSDHCPIGIAIEV, encoded by the coding sequence ATGGCTGAACTCACTATCCTGTCATGGAACGTGAACGGCATCCGCGCCGTATATAAGAAGGGCTTCGTCGACTGGCTTACGGATGCAAGCCCGGACATACTGTGCGTGCAGGAGACCAAGGCTGCGGAGGACCAGATGCCTTTAGATCTGAAGATGATTGAAGGCTATCATGCCTTCTTCTGCTCAGCCGAGAAGAAAGGCTACAGCGGCGTCGCGATATACACAAAGACAAAGCCGGCATCGATTGCGACGGGTTTCGGCATCCCGCGTTTCGACGGTGAGGGCCGTGTATTGATTGCCGATTACGATAGTTTTCTACTATTCAATATCTACTTCCCCAACGGCAAGATTTCTCCTGAGCGATTGCAGTACAAGCTTGATTTCTACGACGCGTTTCTGGATTATGTCAATGACATGGTAAATATGGGCAGGAACGTCATCATATGCGGCGATGTGAATACCGCGCACAAGGAGATCGACCTGGCACGCCCCAGGGAGAACGAAAAGGTATCGGGTTTCCTGCCCGTCGAGCGTGCATGGCTCGATAAATTTATCGACAATGGATACTTGGACACGTTCAGGCAGTTCGACGGTTCCCCGGGACGCTACACTTGGTGGGACTTGAAAAGCGGCACACGGGAGCGCAACGTTGGCTGGAGGATCGACTACTTCTTCGTGAACTCCGGGTTTATCGGCAAAGTGAAGCGTGCATACATCCTGCCCGACGTTACAGGGTCCGACCACTGCCCTATCGGCATAGCGATCGAAGTATAG